A genomic region of Sulfobacillus acidophilus DSM 10332 contains the following coding sequences:
- a CDS encoding Type II secretion system F domain protein (PFAM: Bacterial type II secretion system protein F domain~COGs: COG4965 Flp pilus assembly protein TadB~InterPro IPR018076~KEGG: sti:Sthe_0521 type II secretion system protein~PFAM: Type II secretion system F domain~SPTR: Type II secretion system protein) — translation MDWLFPVMTALLLVLTTLSFVLWVRDVRHFRRQRMLSARIQTYTLPTKRTLDDLDQPFYERVIQPWLTRQSRRWVRILAPQAVKQDLTRRLRQAGFSWSPEQYLLLRLGSTLVMVLLGLMLDMAGMGNSFAMAVIWPVGLGSITYLYWGVHVSTRSQMRLAQLEQALPEVFDILSMSVEAGLAFDGALQKLVSYLPVGVAREEFGRVLSDVQLGMTRSESLMALAERTRSRELKRFAGLVLQAERTGGGMVETLRAQSREIKQARAALARERAALLPVKMLFPMVGFIFPAILIVILGPAVIEIARVFH, via the coding sequence GTGGATTGGTTATTTCCGGTGATGACCGCCCTCTTATTAGTGTTGACCACCTTGTCTTTTGTCTTGTGGGTTCGCGATGTGCGTCATTTTCGACGGCAACGGATGCTTTCAGCACGGATTCAAACGTATACCCTTCCCACCAAACGTACGTTAGACGATTTGGACCAGCCATTTTATGAACGGGTCATCCAACCCTGGCTGACCCGGCAATCTCGTCGTTGGGTTCGGATATTGGCTCCTCAAGCCGTCAAGCAGGATCTCACACGGCGCCTTCGCCAAGCGGGTTTCTCTTGGTCCCCGGAGCAATATCTGCTTCTTCGACTGGGGTCAACCCTAGTGATGGTCCTGTTAGGGCTCATGTTGGACATGGCCGGTATGGGAAATTCGTTTGCGATGGCAGTGATATGGCCGGTCGGCCTTGGAAGCATTACCTACCTCTATTGGGGCGTTCATGTGTCCACGCGGTCTCAAATGCGATTAGCCCAATTGGAACAGGCCCTTCCTGAAGTATTTGATATTCTCAGCATGAGTGTTGAAGCGGGTTTGGCCTTTGATGGGGCGTTACAGAAACTGGTAAGTTATCTTCCCGTCGGGGTGGCTCGCGAAGAGTTCGGACGCGTCTTGTCGGATGTCCAGTTGGGGATGACCCGAAGTGAATCTCTGATGGCGTTGGCGGAACGGACCCGATCTCGTGAACTTAAGCGGTTTGCCGGACTCGTTTTGCAAGCTGAGAGGACGGGTGGCGGTATGGTGGAAACTCTTCGGGCGCAATCACGGGAAATAAAGCAAGCCCGAGCTGCATTGGCGCGTGAGCGAGCTGCCCTCCTACCTGTCAAGATGTTGTTTCCTATGGTTGGGTTTATTTTTCCTGCCATATTAATTGTGATTTTAGGGCCGGCGGTGATCGAAATTGCTCGAGTCTTTCACTAA
- a CDS encoding hypothetical protein (KEGG: adg:Adeg_0766 hypothetical protein~SPTR: Putative uncharacterized protein), with the protein MTEHQELLSVRDHWSEWIAVAVSVAIVVLLLAERKLSGDIYWDLSAGRWMWNHHAVLMVNRLSWSHSHARWINIEWLWGVIVYGASHGGAYGLIALSAIGAFFYFWGIKALCQEFGLNSITTFAVLIYSVWASAPFWDFRPQSWAYAAAVWSFLLIRRIDRTMMAKQRVGLLVGLMILLWVWSQFHGSWILLIFWELIEVLIGQRRREWFLLIPLTLWIASWGPFGWAGVGHALFLASSSHIANAIGEWSSPSFHNIYQATVMLIYLFAGALTLKRPRMTIKNWVFWIGFGAAGLYAVRFYPYLPLGLIWAFEGMQLPGKLGWRVRIASGFVGLFAVSWALWFYPLYGNLIDGPFVSRQLEPVAAVQYMKAHRLVRRVFNMYSWGGYLTYVGIPDWIDGRADFWLTVSQNFQAYLAARSGNAFPLALIQHSGAEVALVRRNTTFYWSLHQSRWHLVYQDHEAAVFVRPSNI; encoded by the coding sequence ATGACAGAACACCAGGAATTATTGTCAGTGCGCGATCACTGGTCGGAATGGATCGCAGTAGCGGTCAGTGTAGCTATCGTCGTGTTGTTGTTAGCTGAGCGAAAGTTGTCGGGTGATATTTACTGGGATTTGTCAGCCGGCCGGTGGATGTGGAACCACCACGCCGTTCTCATGGTCAATCGCTTATCATGGAGTCATTCCCATGCCCGATGGATTAATATTGAGTGGTTGTGGGGGGTAATTGTCTATGGAGCGAGCCACGGTGGAGCCTACGGCTTAATTGCGCTGTCGGCAATCGGGGCGTTCTTCTATTTTTGGGGGATAAAGGCTTTATGTCAGGAATTTGGGCTAAATTCCATCACTACATTTGCGGTGTTGATATATAGTGTTTGGGCTTCGGCACCGTTTTGGGATTTCCGGCCGCAAAGCTGGGCTTATGCCGCAGCCGTATGGAGTTTTTTGTTAATTCGTCGAATTGACCGGACAATGATGGCAAAACAGCGTGTTGGATTATTGGTAGGCCTTATGATATTGTTGTGGGTCTGGTCCCAATTTCATGGATCGTGGATTCTTTTGATTTTCTGGGAACTGATCGAGGTTCTTATCGGTCAAAGGCGGCGAGAATGGTTTCTACTTATTCCGTTAACGCTATGGATCGCCTCTTGGGGTCCATTTGGGTGGGCAGGAGTGGGACACGCTCTTTTCCTAGCTAGCTCGTCGCATATTGCGAATGCGATAGGCGAATGGTCGTCTCCTTCGTTTCACAATATATATCAGGCCACTGTGATGCTCATTTATTTATTTGCCGGTGCGTTAACGCTCAAACGGCCCCGGATGACAATAAAAAACTGGGTGTTTTGGATAGGATTTGGCGCGGCCGGATTATATGCCGTCCGATTTTATCCTTACCTGCCATTAGGGCTGATCTGGGCATTTGAAGGGATGCAATTGCCGGGGAAGCTCGGCTGGCGCGTCCGAATTGCTAGCGGGTTCGTTGGGCTATTCGCCGTCAGCTGGGCCTTGTGGTTCTATCCCTTATACGGGAACTTGATTGATGGGCCGTTTGTCTCTCGTCAGTTGGAACCTGTGGCTGCGGTACAATATATGAAGGCGCACCGTTTGGTTCGACGGGTATTTAATATGTATAGCTGGGGCGGGTACCTTACGTATGTTGGAATTCCGGATTGGATTGACGGACGGGCGGACTTTTGGCTTACCGTCAGTCAAAATTTTCAAGCCTATTTAGCCGCACGGTCAGGAAATGCTTTTCCCTTAGCCTTAATTCAGCATAGCGGAGCAGAAGTCGCCTTGGTTCGACGTAACACGACATTTTATTGGAGTCTTCACCAATCACGATGGCATCTGGTCTATCAGGATCACGAGGCGGCGGTATTTGTTCGGCCGTCAAACATCTAG
- a CDS encoding Type II secretion system F domain protein (PFAM: Bacterial type II secretion system protein F domain~COGs: COG4965 Flp pilus assembly protein TadB~InterPro IPR018076~KEGG: adg:Adeg_1042 type II secretion system F domain protein~PFAM: Type II secretion system F domain~SPTR: Type II secretion system F domain protein) — protein sequence MSGDNAWLVVMMWPIASAVLLAGIRYRRSVSVVEKRLLQLQRLEWGTGLAVKKLLWQRLAETWSRSQNAAAFNLRWTEYSLFISLGFLVPGILGYLGRGWAGGLLLGLMGGGSTLLYFRWRKQQYLRRAQESLPDFLRGVASGLRAGSSLMQSMLLVSEETPDPLGYEIQRVLRRESLGFSLDQALEELTQRIPSKDLSLAVMAINIQREVGGSLADILENIVGTIRERQRLAQEVRSLTAQGRYSGWILAMLPFILGILIWFVNPSYMDPLFGSALGHWLVGAALFSVMVGSLVIHRMVKAPEL from the coding sequence ATGTCTGGAGACAACGCCTGGCTGGTCGTGATGATGTGGCCGATCGCTAGTGCCGTGCTATTAGCAGGGATTCGGTACCGGCGGTCGGTGAGTGTCGTAGAAAAGCGTCTCTTACAGCTACAACGCCTAGAGTGGGGCACGGGGCTGGCGGTCAAAAAATTATTGTGGCAGAGACTCGCAGAAACCTGGAGCCGTAGTCAAAATGCTGCTGCTTTTAACCTGCGTTGGACCGAATACAGCCTTTTTATTTCGTTAGGCTTTCTCGTGCCAGGAATCTTAGGATATCTCGGGCGTGGATGGGCCGGAGGATTACTTTTAGGGCTAATGGGAGGCGGCTCGACTCTCTTATATTTTAGGTGGAGGAAACAACAATATTTACGCCGTGCCCAAGAATCCTTACCGGATTTTCTGCGTGGAGTGGCGAGTGGCCTGCGGGCGGGGTCGTCTTTAATGCAATCGATGTTATTGGTTTCTGAAGAAACGCCCGATCCATTGGGGTATGAAATTCAACGGGTCTTGCGGCGGGAATCATTGGGCTTTTCATTGGATCAGGCATTAGAGGAATTAACCCAGCGGATTCCTTCTAAAGATTTGTCATTGGCGGTTATGGCGATTAACATTCAGCGGGAAGTGGGCGGATCTCTAGCGGATATTTTGGAAAACATCGTCGGAACGATTCGGGAACGTCAAAGATTGGCCCAAGAGGTTCGTTCTTTGACCGCTCAAGGGCGTTATAGCGGTTGGATCCTAGCCATGTTACCGTTCATATTGGGCATATTGATCTGGTTCGTCAACCCCTCATACATGGATCCCTTATTTGGTTCCGCTCTCGGCCATTGGCTCGTAGGAGCTGCGCTTTTCTCCGTTATGGTCGGGTCGCTGGTAATTCACCGGATGGTTAAAGCACCGGAACTATAA
- a CDS encoding hypothetical protein (COGs: COG3467 flavin-nucleotide-binding protein~KEGG: aba:Acid345_2785 hypothetical protein~SPTR: Putative uncharacterized protein), with the protein MPSYPPSSRVRVRRHPERGQYDEATLHAILDQAFLCHVGFQTDGQPYVIPTLYVRIDHAVYLHGARGARLSRVLRQKQPVAIAVTLLDGLVLARSAFHHSVNYRSVVILGQAEEIVAPEEKTSVFQALLTRLTPGRFETVRPPRADELAQTAVFRIPLTEASAKIRQGPPIDDPDDLTWPVWAGIWPIETRLGTPEASPDGDPSVPWPDYPVNWATRE; encoded by the coding sequence ATGCCAAGTTATCCGCCATCGTCCCGGGTCCGGGTCCGGCGTCATCCCGAACGAGGTCAATATGACGAGGCCACGCTACACGCCATATTGGATCAAGCATTTCTTTGTCACGTGGGCTTTCAGACGGACGGTCAGCCCTATGTGATTCCCACGCTCTATGTCCGCATCGATCACGCCGTCTATTTGCATGGTGCCAGGGGGGCGCGCTTATCCCGCGTTCTCCGTCAAAAACAGCCGGTGGCGATTGCCGTGACATTACTAGACGGGTTGGTGCTCGCCCGTTCGGCCTTTCATCATTCCGTGAATTACCGCTCGGTCGTCATTTTGGGCCAGGCGGAGGAAATCGTCGCCCCGGAAGAGAAAACGTCAGTATTTCAAGCCTTATTAACCCGCTTGACACCAGGCCGTTTCGAAACGGTGAGGCCGCCGCGAGCGGATGAACTGGCTCAGACAGCCGTCTTTCGGATTCCCTTGACCGAGGCATCCGCCAAAATTCGTCAAGGACCGCCAATCGACGATCCAGACGACCTCACTTGGCCCGTTTGGGCCGGGATCTGGCCGATTGAGACCCGTCTCGGAACTCCCGAGGCCAGCCCCGACGGCGATCCGAGCGTTCCCTGGCCCGACTACCCCGTGAACTGGGCTACCCGAGAGTGA
- a CDS encoding Cobyrinic acid ac-diamide synthase (PFAM: CobQ/CobB/MinD/ParA nucleotide binding domain~COGs: COG4963 Flp pilus assembly protein ATPase CpaE~InterPro IPR002586~KEGG: tjr:TherJR_2810 response regulator receiver protein~PFAM: Cobyrinic acid a,c-diamide synthase~SPTR: Response regulator receiver protein), whose protein sequence is MFTVYLTSREEKLGTLLSAIKNVPGAVLLGSATNLRQGLKECAQDHPGVHLIDDGLLEHEVGLWEQMATLPYPAVVIGEAVDAGAARRALAIQAKDIIPWSSLSTDLAAVLTRVATSLEGKIRQNGRVIVVFSSKGGVGKTTLSVNLGVALAKASRQPVALVDLDVQFGDVAAMVGDAPLVTIYDLVRGTHQVDAELVKRALKRVTNNVYLLAAPNNPEEAEEIQADHVVQILQLLRENHAYVVVDTAPGYNDINVAAFDFADVILTVCTPDVVTLRTIGQALRVFLEGFHYEPSKVRLVLNRSGSKTGVENLDITRVLDYPVRYELPSDGAYPARAANEGEPLTVRYPESLLSRAIQQLAIDLVQEVEGRKRTTEKSLKTRTWRNWLRRGDKAEGTR, encoded by the coding sequence GTGTTTACAGTGTACTTAACTAGTCGCGAGGAGAAGCTAGGGACCTTACTGAGTGCGATAAAAAATGTTCCTGGTGCCGTTCTCTTGGGGAGTGCGACGAATTTACGCCAGGGGCTGAAAGAATGTGCCCAAGATCATCCTGGAGTGCATCTGATTGATGATGGCCTTTTAGAGCATGAGGTGGGACTATGGGAGCAGATGGCGACTTTACCCTATCCGGCGGTGGTCATTGGGGAGGCCGTGGATGCGGGGGCGGCACGTCGGGCATTGGCCATTCAGGCGAAAGACATCATTCCCTGGAGCTCCCTTTCTACGGATCTTGCGGCGGTTCTCACTCGTGTAGCGACTTCTCTGGAGGGTAAAATTCGACAAAATGGGCGAGTTATCGTCGTCTTTTCCTCCAAAGGAGGAGTGGGGAAAACGACCTTGAGTGTGAACCTAGGTGTTGCTTTGGCGAAAGCGAGTCGTCAACCGGTGGCCCTTGTCGACCTCGACGTCCAATTTGGTGATGTAGCGGCGATGGTTGGGGATGCGCCTCTAGTCACCATCTATGACTTGGTGCGCGGGACCCATCAAGTGGATGCCGAATTAGTTAAGCGTGCCTTGAAACGTGTAACCAATAATGTCTACTTGTTAGCGGCCCCTAATAATCCCGAAGAAGCAGAAGAGATTCAAGCGGATCATGTCGTGCAGATTTTGCAACTATTACGGGAAAATCATGCCTATGTGGTTGTCGATACGGCTCCGGGATATAACGATATCAATGTAGCTGCTTTTGATTTTGCTGATGTCATTTTAACCGTGTGTACTCCCGATGTGGTCACTTTACGGACCATCGGTCAAGCATTGCGGGTATTTTTAGAGGGATTTCATTACGAGCCGTCTAAAGTTCGGTTGGTGTTAAATCGTAGTGGTTCGAAAACGGGTGTTGAAAATTTAGATATTACTCGCGTGTTGGATTATCCGGTACGATACGAGCTGCCGAGTGATGGAGCTTATCCCGCTCGTGCCGCCAATGAAGGAGAGCCGCTGACTGTACGATATCCCGAGTCGTTATTGTCTCGGGCGATTCAGCAGCTGGCGATCGATTTGGTTCAGGAGGTTGAGGGGCGTAAGAGGACTACCGAGAAAAGCTTAAAAACCCGGACATGGCGGAATTGGCTTCGGCGTGGGGACAAAGCGGAGGGAACTAGGTGA
- a CDS encoding protein of unknown function DUF192 (PFAM: Uncharacterized ACR, COG1430~InterPro IPR003795~KEGG: psl:Psta_1187 hypothetical protein~PFAM: Protein of unknown function DUF192~SPTR: Putative uncharacterized protein) has protein sequence MIQETGHRLLRHVTRADRFGQRFWGLMGRHSLGADEGLWFPQTTAIHTFFMRFPLGVVYLSWDNEVIAKERVIPWRFGSWHSNVSQVVEILPDLLSQVQVGTHWLFQLAQND, from the coding sequence ATGATTCAGGAAACCGGTCACCGGTTATTGCGTCACGTCACTCGTGCCGACAGATTTGGGCAACGCTTTTGGGGGCTTATGGGACGACATTCGTTAGGGGCAGACGAAGGTCTTTGGTTCCCGCAAACGACGGCGATTCATACGTTTTTCATGCGATTTCCATTAGGAGTGGTTTATTTGTCGTGGGACAATGAAGTCATTGCTAAAGAGAGGGTAATCCCTTGGCGTTTCGGGAGTTGGCACTCGAACGTATCACAAGTCGTTGAGATATTACCCGACCTGCTATCTCAAGTACAGGTAGGCACGCATTGGCTGTTTCAGTTGGCACAGAATGATTAG
- a CDS encoding hypothetical protein (KEGG: aac:Aaci_2252 hypothetical protein~SPTR: Putative uncharacterized protein) yields MKPEIQRGDGFQILNRRRQTRDYVVVLGGLTASIGMVALGISQTGFSGDAGWTWQTGRWILSNHGVPHTAIWSWWVPRAPWVDTEWLWQVVVAWWQAHFGFYGIEWLDLAIWVALGMLLWKGWQRWVRGPNGIIAVALFVGVWPLLLFMDTRAELVSYLAWAGTLYLIRAEYRSRRLWLLVPLTAIWAQMHGSFPLEWYALTVLAAALWWTKKPELRGVFRRVLAVLATSIVVTLINPYGLSLWTYIMHMLTNRWFVANINEWDTPPFDQPIWMLAVLLPGIAIIWRFNRWWHRVPGIIRLGLLLLTIQFMLHLRYYPYLYIAGWSAMWWVPPQWPSLDDSSVGWKPPQWIAIFTAWVIVAGNVLVPGPQFRRQNAWDSAIAWLARHPHPRLMNGPNIGGDLIAAGIHPFVDGRADIYTRLPLTWQNPETLVQTIFDLQPGFYRAWRFVHPRTIIDDPNQPVNLWLSEHHWREVVHGKYSTVWVAPGSLFHNNKKGSFHDYH; encoded by the coding sequence GTGAAGCCCGAGATACAAAGGGGTGACGGTTTTCAAATCTTAAATAGGAGACGACAGACCCGTGATTATGTGGTCGTGCTTGGGGGATTGACCGCCTCGATAGGTATGGTGGCGCTCGGCATTAGTCAAACGGGATTTAGTGGAGATGCCGGTTGGACGTGGCAAACGGGTCGGTGGATTTTATCCAATCACGGCGTTCCGCATACGGCAATTTGGAGTTGGTGGGTTCCCCGTGCGCCCTGGGTGGACACGGAATGGTTATGGCAAGTGGTGGTCGCGTGGTGGCAGGCACATTTCGGTTTCTACGGGATCGAATGGCTGGACCTGGCCATTTGGGTGGCGCTCGGCATGTTGCTCTGGAAGGGGTGGCAACGTTGGGTACGCGGACCGAATGGCATAATCGCAGTTGCACTATTTGTGGGTGTATGGCCGTTGCTCTTATTTATGGATACGCGAGCCGAACTAGTTTCCTATCTGGCCTGGGCCGGTACCCTTTACCTCATTCGGGCTGAATACCGGTCACGGCGCCTGTGGTTATTGGTGCCGCTAACCGCCATCTGGGCCCAAATGCATGGTTCGTTCCCTCTTGAATGGTATGCACTGACGGTTTTGGCGGCTGCGCTCTGGTGGACCAAGAAGCCGGAACTGCGGGGCGTGTTTCGCCGCGTGTTAGCAGTTCTAGCCACGTCGATTGTTGTGACGTTAATTAATCCCTATGGATTGAGCCTTTGGACTTATATTATGCATATGCTTACCAATCGCTGGTTTGTCGCCAATATTAACGAATGGGACACGCCTCCTTTTGACCAGCCAATATGGATGCTAGCTGTGCTGCTACCTGGTATTGCGATTATTTGGCGGTTCAATCGTTGGTGGCACCGTGTTCCCGGCATCATTCGACTAGGATTGTTACTGCTGACGATTCAATTTATGCTCCATCTTCGCTATTATCCCTATCTCTATATAGCCGGGTGGTCGGCTATGTGGTGGGTACCCCCTCAATGGCCGTCACTTGACGACTCTTCGGTTGGCTGGAAACCCCCTCAATGGATCGCAATATTCACTGCTTGGGTTATTGTAGCAGGTAACGTGCTCGTTCCGGGCCCTCAATTTCGCCGGCAAAATGCTTGGGATTCTGCCATTGCATGGCTTGCCCGACACCCCCATCCTCGGTTAATGAACGGCCCGAATATCGGAGGAGACTTGATTGCGGCGGGAATTCATCCGTTTGTGGATGGTCGGGCGGATATCTATACGAGGCTGCCACTGACCTGGCAAAATCCTGAAACCTTAGTTCAAACAATTTTTGACTTGCAACCGGGTTTTTACCGGGCGTGGCGCTTCGTGCATCCCCGAACGATTATCGATGATCCAAATCAGCCAGTCAATCTTTGGCTTTCCGAGCATCACTGGCGGGAGGTTGTTCATGGAAAATACTCTACGGTATGGGTGGCTCCCGGATCTTTATTTCACAACAACAAAAAAGGAAGTTTTCATGACTATCACTAA
- a CDS encoding hypothetical protein (KEGG: aac:Aaci_2183 hypothetical protein~SPTR: Putative uncharacterized protein), translating to MTIQRYRDVERAMQEFVSLAFYPQPFFQELGQGLWSSEFLKYFAVQYGYYSAHFPRILGAAIAAMEPDDAWWIPLADNLWDEAGRGVPGQSHQQLYRTFLVSVAPEWGDPNARPPLGDAVRRTVQGSLALLRVVTPWEAMAAIGLGSEFFAADVMGTIAQGLKHPHYQGDRPVDTRFWDLHAAKDEPRHYALCRAQLQRLEDPAHLTQALAVGQRFAQLEALMYHGIYDEFHSRVAQFTG from the coding sequence ATGACGATACAACGTTATCGGGATGTAGAACGGGCGATGCAGGAGTTTGTGTCTTTGGCCTTTTATCCCCAGCCGTTCTTTCAAGAATTGGGACAAGGGTTATGGTCCTCCGAGTTCTTAAAGTATTTTGCGGTGCAATACGGCTATTATAGTGCTCATTTCCCTCGGATACTGGGCGCGGCTATTGCGGCGATGGAACCGGACGACGCTTGGTGGATCCCCTTGGCGGATAACTTGTGGGACGAAGCCGGGCGAGGGGTGCCCGGACAGTCCCATCAACAGTTGTACCGGACGTTTTTGGTTTCGGTGGCACCGGAGTGGGGGGATCCCAACGCTCGCCCGCCTCTCGGGGATGCCGTCCGGCGCACGGTACAGGGGAGTTTGGCGCTCTTACGTGTCGTCACCCCCTGGGAGGCGATGGCGGCGATTGGACTGGGTTCCGAATTTTTTGCGGCCGATGTCATGGGGACTATCGCCCAGGGCTTGAAACACCCCCATTATCAGGGCGATCGTCCCGTCGACACCCGGTTTTGGGACTTGCATGCGGCCAAAGACGAACCTCGGCATTATGCCCTCTGCCGTGCCCAGTTACAGCGGCTCGAAGACCCCGCGCATTTAACTCAGGCACTGGCGGTGGGCCAGCGGTTTGCGCAGTTGGAGGCCCTCATGTATCACGGGATTTATGACGAATTTCACTCTCGGGTAGCCCAGTTCACGGGGTAG
- a CDS encoding transcriptional regulator, GntR family (PFAM: Aminotransferase class I and II; Bacterial regulatory proteins, gntR family~COGs: COG1167 Transcriptional regulators containing a DNA-binding HTH domain and an aminotransferase domain (MocR family) and their eukaryotic orthologs~InterPro IPR000524:IPR004839~KEGG: rxy:Rxyl_0136 GntR family transcriptional regulator~PFAM: HTH transcriptional regulator, GntR; Aminotransferase, class I/II~SMART: HTH transcriptional regulator, GntR~SPTR: Transcriptional regulator, GntR family), with the protein MDPLMLSLDLELGADAPRHRQVYWALRRAIETGTLEPGAKIPPSRVLAQYLGLSRTTVTTALAQLAAEGYITARVGSGTFVQSLEASSPPGEPLPPRKPPVLGHRTSLLNPVAETESRWVRRPFRPDVPALELFPIEVWARLSQRRWRQLSPSQLDYPDLLGFLPLRQIIAHYLRHARGLKANAEDVAVTGGTRQTLNELCYLLANPGDVVWVEDPGYRGIREAARLAGLTVVPIPLDSEGLNLDWALSQAPPPHMIYVTPSHQYPLGMTMSWRRRRALLEYARQVPCWIIEDDYDSEYRYEGLPPTALAGMDPTGGVIYLGSWSKVLAPVLRLGYMVAPPIVIRRFREWRATWDHGLPGVDQIILTDFLEKGHFERHIRQTRSVYGARREAFYEAVTRYWGEALRLGRPVGGLSTVGYLPEGMDDRRIAAQLAAHQIQAPPLSRYFYREAGQPGLILGYAAYSPEQIIQAVRQVASFWSEWLRG; encoded by the coding sequence ATGGATCCCTTAATGCTGTCGCTAGACCTGGAACTCGGTGCCGACGCTCCGCGTCATCGCCAAGTGTATTGGGCTTTACGCCGGGCCATCGAGACGGGGACGCTGGAACCGGGAGCTAAAATTCCCCCGTCGCGTGTGCTGGCGCAATATCTCGGGCTTTCCCGGACCACCGTGACGACGGCTTTAGCGCAGTTAGCGGCGGAGGGATATATAACGGCTCGAGTCGGGAGCGGAACGTTTGTGCAATCGCTTGAGGCGTCCTCGCCGCCGGGGGAGCCGTTGCCGCCCCGAAAGCCGCCGGTTCTCGGCCACCGGACCTCTTTGTTAAATCCCGTAGCGGAAACCGAATCCCGCTGGGTTAGGCGGCCTTTTCGTCCCGATGTGCCGGCGTTGGAGCTCTTTCCGATAGAGGTGTGGGCCCGGTTAAGCCAACGGCGGTGGCGGCAATTGTCTCCCTCTCAGTTGGATTATCCTGATCTGCTCGGATTTTTACCCTTAAGACAAATCATTGCCCATTATTTACGACACGCCCGCGGCTTGAAAGCGAATGCCGAGGATGTGGCCGTCACGGGGGGGACACGCCAAACCCTCAACGAACTCTGCTATTTATTGGCGAATCCCGGCGATGTCGTCTGGGTGGAAGATCCCGGCTATCGCGGGATTCGGGAAGCGGCCCGTTTAGCCGGACTGACCGTGGTGCCGATTCCGCTCGATTCCGAAGGGCTCAACCTCGACTGGGCTTTATCCCAGGCACCCCCGCCGCACATGATTTACGTCACCCCTTCGCATCAATACCCCTTAGGGATGACGATGAGCTGGCGCCGTCGACGGGCCTTATTGGAATACGCCCGGCAGGTCCCCTGTTGGATTATCGAAGACGACTATGACAGCGAATATCGCTATGAAGGGCTGCCGCCTACGGCATTGGCCGGGATGGATCCTACCGGGGGGGTTATCTATCTGGGCTCTTGGAGTAAAGTCTTGGCCCCGGTATTACGACTCGGGTATATGGTGGCTCCTCCGATAGTTATTCGGCGGTTTCGGGAGTGGCGGGCGACCTGGGATCATGGCCTACCGGGGGTCGATCAAATCATTTTAACCGACTTTCTCGAAAAGGGGCATTTTGAGCGGCACATCCGGCAGACGCGGTCGGTTTATGGGGCTCGCCGCGAAGCCTTCTATGAGGCGGTGACCCGCTATTGGGGGGAAGCCCTCCGGCTAGGCCGACCGGTCGGTGGCCTCAGTACCGTAGGCTATTTGCCGGAAGGGATGGACGATCGGAGGATAGCGGCACAGTTGGCGGCTCACCAGATTCAAGCGCCGCCGCTGTCCCGCTATTTTTATCGGGAGGCCGGCCAACCCGGTTTAATTCTCGGATATGCGGCCTATTCGCCTGAGCAAATTATCCAAGCGGTTCGCCAAGTGGCGTCTTTTTGGTCCGAGTGGCTTAGGGGCTAA